Proteins encoded together in one Polaribacter reichenbachii window:
- the yihA gene encoding ribosome biogenesis GTP-binding protein YihA/YsxC, with amino-acid sequence MKIKSAEFVMSNSNVINAPKERLPEYAFIGRSNVGKSSLINMLMERKALAKTSGKPGKTQLINHFKINDEWFLVDLPGYGYAQVSKKKRVIFQYFIENYFKEREQLVCTFVLIDSRHDPQKIDLDFMRFLGENQIPFCLIFTKSDKLPSSKLNKQITSYKKKLLQHWETVPTSFLTSSTTGLGRKEFLEFIDGVNKDVAKDFK; translated from the coding sequence GTGAAAATTAAATCTGCTGAATTTGTAATGAGTAACAGCAATGTTATTAATGCACCTAAAGAAAGGCTACCAGAATATGCTTTTATAGGGCGTTCTAATGTTGGTAAATCTTCGTTAATAAATATGTTAATGGAGCGTAAAGCGCTTGCAAAAACTTCTGGAAAACCTGGTAAAACACAATTAATTAATCATTTTAAAATTAATGATGAGTGGTTTTTAGTAGATTTACCTGGTTATGGTTATGCACAAGTTTCTAAGAAAAAAAGAGTTATTTTTCAGTACTTTATAGAGAACTATTTTAAAGAAAGAGAACAATTGGTTTGTACTTTTGTTTTGATTGATTCTAGACACGATCCGCAAAAAATCGATTTAGATTTTATGCGTTTCTTAGGCGAAAACCAAATTCCTTTTTGCTTAATTTTTACAAAATCAGATAAATTACCAAGTTCTAAATTAAACAAGCAAATAACATCTTATAAGAAAAAGTTATTGCAACACTGGGAAACTGTACCAACTTCTTTCTTAACCTCATCTACTACTGGTTTAGGTAGAAAAGAATTTTTAGAATTTATTGACGGTGTTAATAAGGATGTTGCCAAAGATTTTAAATAA
- a CDS encoding DUF2911 domain-containing protein, giving the protein MKKAILSIAIFTIALISSNNTFAQEFAKLDVSPMDAAAYPVNWRNADKLVKVIYSRPQLKGRSLDKLAPKDKVWRTGANEAAEITFYKNVTFGDKKVKAGTYTLFTIPTDGEWTVILSNQKNVWGSYFYDKGEDVVRVTAEVSKNKESVEAFSIAFDGEEEDATMYMAWGETIVSLPVKG; this is encoded by the coding sequence ATGAAAAAAGCTATTTTATCAATTGCAATATTTACAATTGCTTTAATTTCATCAAACAACACTTTTGCTCAAGAATTTGCTAAACTAGATGTAAGTCCTATGGATGCAGCTGCTTATCCTGTAAACTGGAGAAATGCAGATAAATTAGTAAAAGTAATTTACAGTAGGCCACAATTAAAAGGAAGATCTTTAGACAAACTAGCACCAAAAGATAAAGTTTGGAGAACAGGTGCAAACGAGGCTGCAGAAATTACATTTTATAAAAATGTAACTTTTGGAGATAAAAAAGTAAAAGCGGGTACTTATACTTTATTTACAATTCCTACAGATGGAGAATGGACAGTAATTTTAAGTAACCAGAAAAATGTTTGGGGTTCTTACTTTTATGATAAAGGAGAAGATGTGGTAAGAGTTACAGCAGAGGTTTCTAAAAATAAAGAATCTGTTGAGGCTTTTTCTATTGCTTTTGATGGAGAAGAAGAGGATGCAACAATGTATATGGCTTGGGGAGAAACAATTGTTTCTTTACCAGTAAAAGGATAA
- the galE gene encoding UDP-glucose 4-epimerase GalE, protein MKRILVTGGLGFIGSHTVVELQNEGFEVVIIDNLSNTTISVLDSITEITGIKPDFHQIDLRVKDDVKFFFDNNKVDGIIHFAAYKAVGESMGKPLEYYENNLGTLVYLLQEMRDRKLDNFIFSSSCTVYGQADELPITENAPVKAAESVYGNTKQIGEEIIRDASNAHNINTIALRYFNPVGAHPTVKIGELPLGVPQNLIPFITQTAAGIREQLSVFGDDYPTEDGTAVRDYIHVVDLAKAHIAALTRLINKKNKKAFEYFNIGTGTGSSVLEVINTFEKVNNLKLNYKIVDRREGDVVAAYADTTIANKELNWKTEKDLGEALESAWKWQQKQS, encoded by the coding sequence ATGAAAAGAATTTTAGTAACAGGAGGCCTTGGTTTCATCGGATCGCACACAGTTGTGGAATTACAAAATGAAGGTTTTGAAGTAGTAATTATTGATAATTTATCGAATACAACAATATCTGTTTTAGATAGCATTACAGAAATTACAGGTATAAAACCAGATTTTCATCAAATAGATTTACGTGTTAAAGATGATGTAAAATTTTTTTTTGACAACAATAAAGTAGATGGAATTATTCATTTTGCTGCGTATAAAGCTGTTGGAGAAAGTATGGGAAAACCTTTAGAGTATTATGAAAATAACTTGGGAACTCTTGTATATCTTTTACAAGAAATGAGAGATCGTAAGCTAGATAACTTTATTTTTTCATCTTCATGTACCGTTTATGGTCAAGCAGATGAATTGCCTATTACAGAAAATGCACCTGTAAAAGCTGCTGAATCTGTTTACGGAAACACCAAACAAATTGGTGAAGAAATTATTAGAGATGCTAGTAATGCTCACAATATTAATACGATTGCATTACGTTATTTTAATCCAGTAGGAGCGCATCCAACCGTTAAAATTGGCGAATTACCTTTAGGAGTTCCACAAAACTTGATTCCTTTTATTACGCAGACTGCTGCTGGAATACGTGAACAATTATCTGTTTTTGGAGATGATTACCCAACCGAAGATGGAACTGCAGTTCGTGATTATATTCATGTAGTAGATTTAGCTAAAGCTCATATTGCTGCTTTAACAAGATTAATCAATAAGAAAAATAAAAAAGCGTTTGAGTATTTTAACATCGGTACAGGAACTGGTAGTTCTGTTTTAGAAGTTATTAATACGTTCGAAAAAGTAAATAACTTAAAATTAAACTATAAAATTGTAGACAGACGTGAAGGTGATGTTGTCGCTGCTTATGCTGATACTACAATTGCTAATAAAGAATTAAATTGGAAAACTGAAAAAGACCTTGGAGAGGCGTTAGAATCTGCTTGGAAATGGCAACAGAAACAATCTTAA
- the feoB gene encoding ferrous iron transport protein B yields MSKNDIKVALIGNPNTGKTSLFNQLTGLNQKVGNYPGVTVDKKQGISKLSPTQNAIITDLPGTYSINPTSLDESIVLKTLLNNDIKASPDVILVVADVENLKRNLLLFSQIKDLEIPTVLAINMVDQMDRKGISIDLSLLKEELNTEIVLVSARKNEGIKAVKEAIIRCHVAAKASPLCGINSKIDPDYFYKLKEISPNYSLYQLWLMVTQNNFPETITKEEKEKLLAFKQDISKLKKYQHKETIYRYQEINKILKKTYLIDKSKAKDLRSKLDKIFTHKIFGYVFFSLILLVIFQSIFDWSSMPMDIIDATFAQISDFVNRNLPAGVFTDLLTQGIIPGIGGVIIFIPQIAILFLFIAVLEETGYMSRVVFLMDKIMRRFGMNGKSIIPLISGTACAIPAIMATRTISSWKERLITILVTPFTTCSARLPVYAILIALIIPDKKVFGFLNLQGLVLLLLYFLGFASAILAAYILHKTLKIKTKSFFVVEMPNYKLPSVKNILFEVVEKTKAFVFGAGKIILALSIVLWFLASNGGSDYKNAEQIVVTNVDNQNLNDEELQQKIASVKLEKSYIGVLGKTIEPVIKPLGYDWKIGIALITSFAAREVFVGTLATIYSVEADDEDTTTIKQKMASEINPDTGKKRFNFPVGMSLMVFYAFAMQCMATLAIVKRETKSWKWPLIQLFGMALLAYVSSLLTYQILS; encoded by the coding sequence ATGTCTAAAAACGATATAAAAGTTGCTTTAATAGGAAATCCGAATACAGGAAAAACTTCATTATTTAATCAACTTACAGGATTAAATCAAAAAGTAGGGAATTATCCAGGAGTAACTGTAGATAAAAAACAAGGAATAAGTAAATTATCACCTACTCAAAATGCAATAATTACAGATTTACCTGGTACTTACAGCATAAACCCTACTTCGTTAGATGAAAGTATAGTTTTAAAAACACTTTTAAATAATGATATTAAAGCATCACCAGATGTTATTCTTGTGGTTGCTGATGTAGAAAACTTAAAAAGAAATTTACTGCTTTTTTCTCAGATTAAAGATTTAGAAATTCCTACAGTTTTAGCCATTAATATGGTAGATCAAATGGATAGAAAAGGTATTTCTATTGATTTATCATTATTAAAAGAAGAGCTAAATACAGAAATAGTTCTTGTAAGTGCAAGAAAAAACGAAGGTATAAAAGCGGTAAAAGAAGCTATTATTCGTTGTCATGTAGCTGCAAAAGCATCACCACTTTGTGGTATAAATTCTAAAATTGATCCTGATTATTTTTATAAATTAAAAGAAATTAGTCCTAATTATTCGCTGTATCAATTATGGCTAATGGTTACGCAAAATAATTTTCCAGAAACCATTACAAAAGAGGAAAAAGAAAAATTATTAGCTTTTAAACAAGACATTTCTAAATTAAAGAAATATCAGCATAAAGAAACTATTTATCGTTATCAAGAAATAAATAAAATTTTAAAGAAAACGTATTTAATAGATAAAAGCAAAGCAAAAGATTTAAGAAGTAAATTAGATAAAATATTTACCCATAAGATTTTTGGTTATGTGTTTTTTAGTTTGATCTTACTCGTAATCTTTCAATCTATTTTCGATTGGTCTTCAATGCCAATGGATATTATAGATGCCACTTTTGCTCAAATTTCTGATTTTGTAAACAGAAATTTGCCTGCAGGTGTTTTTACAGATTTATTAACACAAGGAATAATTCCGGGTATTGGTGGTGTTATTATTTTTATACCTCAAATTGCTATTCTCTTTTTATTTATCGCAGTTTTAGAAGAAACTGGTTATATGAGTAGAGTTGTGTTTTTAATGGATAAAATTATGCGACGTTTTGGTATGAATGGTAAAAGTATAATTCCGTTAATTTCGGGTACAGCTTGTGCAATTCCTGCAATTATGGCAACTAGAACTATTTCGAGTTGGAAAGAGCGTTTAATTACCATTTTAGTTACTCCGTTTACAACTTGTTCGGCTCGTTTGCCTGTATATGCAATTTTAATTGCCTTAATTATTCCTGATAAAAAAGTCTTCGGATTTTTAAATCTACAAGGTTTGGTTTTATTATTATTATACTTTTTAGGTTTTGCTTCTGCAATCTTAGCCGCTTATATTTTGCACAAAACCTTAAAGATTAAAACAAAATCATTCTTTGTGGTAGAGATGCCAAATTACAAATTACCGTCTGTAAAAAATATTCTTTTTGAAGTTGTAGAAAAAACAAAAGCTTTTGTTTTTGGAGCAGGTAAAATTATTTTAGCATTGTCTATAGTATTGTGGTTTTTGGCATCAAATGGTGGTTCTGATTATAAAAATGCAGAACAAATTGTTGTTACTAATGTCGATAATCAGAATTTAAATGATGAGGAACTTCAACAAAAAATTGCATCAGTAAAATTAGAAAAATCTTACATTGGTGTTCTAGGAAAAACTATAGAACCAGTTATAAAACCTTTAGGTTACGATTGGAAAATTGGAATTGCTTTAATAACTTCTTTTGCTGCTCGTGAGGTTTTTGTAGGTACTTTGGCTACGATTTATAGTGTAGAAGCAGATGATGAAGATACAACAACTATTAAGCAAAAAATGGCATCAGAAATAAATCCGGATACTGGCAAAAAACGATTTAATTTTCCTGTGGGTATGTCTTTAATGGTTTTTTATGCTTTTGCAATGCAATGTATGGCTACTTTAGCTATAGTAAAACGAGAAACTAAATCTTGGAAATGGCCATTAATTCAGTTGTTTGGAATGGCATTATTGGCTTATGTTTCATCATTATTAACCTATCAAATTTTAAGTTAA
- a CDS encoding RluA family pseudouridine synthase: MHSNKDNLQVLFEDNHIIIVNKRSGDITQGDKTGDKPLSDVVKEYLKTKYNKAGNVFLGVVHRLDRPTSGVIIFARTSKALERLNKMLRDKKIDKTYWAVVKNHPKKEKDTLINFLKKNPKNNKSSVFNKEIEGSKKAVLHYTVLKKLDNYSLLEIDLETGRHHQIRTQLSSIGFPIKGDLKYGFNRSNKDGSIHLHARKIEFIHPVSKEQISVIAPTPNEVIWNACN, from the coding sequence ATGCATTCTAATAAAGACAACTTACAGGTTTTGTTTGAAGACAATCATATTATAATTGTTAACAAACGTTCTGGTGATATTACTCAAGGTGATAAAACTGGCGACAAACCTTTAAGCGATGTTGTAAAAGAATACCTTAAAACTAAATACAATAAAGCTGGTAATGTTTTTTTGGGTGTTGTACATAGATTAGACAGACCAACTTCTGGCGTAATTATTTTTGCAAGAACATCTAAAGCTTTAGAGCGTTTAAACAAAATGCTACGTGATAAGAAAATTGATAAAACCTATTGGGCTGTTGTAAAAAATCATCCGAAGAAAGAAAAAGATACACTTATTAATTTCTTAAAAAAGAATCCTAAAAACAATAAATCTTCTGTTTTTAACAAAGAAATTGAAGGCTCTAAAAAAGCTGTTTTACATTATACTGTTCTTAAAAAATTAGACAATTATTCTTTGTTAGAAATTGATTTAGAAACAGGTAGACATCATCAAATTAGAACACAATTATCTTCTATAGGCTTCCCTATTAAAGGCGATTTAAAATACGGCTTTAACAGAAGTAATAAAGACGGAAGTATTCATTTACACGCAAGAAAAATCGAATTTATTCATCCAGTTTCTAAAGAGCAAATTTCAGTTATTGCACCAACACCTAATGAAGTAATTTGGAATGCTTGTAACTAA
- a CDS encoding penicillin acylase family protein has translation MKFLKKGLKIVVFLVILIVVLIFVYSKVNEPKYSGELEIKNLSDDVTVYFDEIGVPHINAQNQKDAYLALGYIHAQDRLWQMELIRRIAPGRLSEIFGKDLVSTDVFFSGLGIEEAADKTIAGLDKSSDSYMLTQAYLDGINQYLEEGSTPLEFRLLGIEKEKYTIKDIYNVFGYMSFSFAVAHKTDPLLTEIKEKLGKPYLDEVLGAYSKNLLINKMDSVSKINSNFSKSVSAIMDQMPVPPLIGSNSWVIGADKTKNGKVIFANDPHIGYSQPSVWYQNHIKTPDFEMYGFNIALMPFPLLGHNKNYAYGLTMLANDDLNFYIEENNPKNDESYKIENGYQFYETRTKTINIKGGADTTFTVKVSKHGPIMNGIISHLEDERPVAMNWIYTQLKNEMLDVSYGISHSNSINDFKKSVAKIHAPGLNVMYGDADDNIAWFASAKLYQLRDSLFSKMYLNGASGKDEIIEYLDFSENPKSINPKSNYVYSANHQPDSVRGKLYPGYYQPENRSKRIVNLLEAKNDFTKQDVAKMLYDVTSSVDHNIARDLLKFVSKGELGASEKQAFSILENWEGVYLKTSIAPTIYNRFLFEFLQNTYKDELGSGFDLFINSQLQDQVLVNQIDRENSVWWDDISTKNKVETKEEIITKSYKSAIAFLQNQLGANVESWTWDRVISVEHEHAIGKAGGILRKIFNVGPFKTIGGNEVINNQIFKLDSTGIYKITSGPSSRRVVDFSDVENSLGIIPTGQSGNIFSDYYKNQAEKYVDGKFEKMKLNEAEIKKSEHVLILKPKE, from the coding sequence ATGAAATTTCTAAAAAAAGGTTTAAAAATTGTAGTTTTTCTTGTAATTCTAATTGTTGTCTTAATATTTGTGTATTCAAAAGTGAATGAACCAAAATATTCAGGTGAATTAGAAATCAAAAATCTATCAGATGATGTAACTGTTTATTTTGATGAAATTGGTGTGCCACATATAAATGCACAAAATCAGAAAGACGCATATTTGGCTTTGGGATATATTCACGCTCAAGATAGATTGTGGCAAATGGAATTAATTAGAAGAATTGCACCAGGAAGATTATCAGAAATTTTTGGTAAAGATTTAGTAAGTACAGATGTGTTTTTCTCTGGATTAGGAATAGAAGAAGCTGCTGATAAAACAATTGCTGGTTTAGATAAAAGTTCAGATTCTTATATGTTAACTCAGGCTTATTTAGACGGAATTAATCAGTATTTAGAAGAAGGAAGTACACCTTTAGAATTTAGGTTATTAGGTATTGAAAAGGAGAAATATACCATTAAAGATATTTATAATGTGTTTGGTTATATGTCTTTTAGTTTTGCTGTTGCTCACAAAACAGATCCGCTTTTAACAGAAATTAAAGAGAAATTAGGTAAACCTTATTTGGATGAAGTTTTAGGAGCGTATTCTAAAAATTTACTCATTAATAAAATGGATAGCGTTTCTAAAATTAATTCCAATTTTTCTAAAAGTGTAAGTGCCATTATGGACCAAATGCCTGTTCCGCCTTTAATTGGGAGCAATTCTTGGGTAATTGGTGCAGATAAAACCAAAAACGGAAAAGTAATTTTTGCAAACGATCCTCATATTGGATATTCTCAACCTTCTGTTTGGTATCAAAATCATATAAAAACGCCTGATTTTGAGATGTACGGATTTAATATTGCCTTAATGCCTTTTCCATTATTGGGACATAACAAAAATTATGCTTATGGTTTAACAATGTTGGCAAACGACGATTTAAATTTTTATATCGAAGAAAATAATCCGAAAAATGATGAATCTTATAAAATTGAAAATGGTTATCAATTTTATGAAACTAGAACAAAAACCATCAATATAAAAGGAGGTGCAGATACTACTTTTACAGTTAAAGTTTCTAAACACGGTCCAATAATGAACGGAATCATTTCTCATTTAGAGGATGAAAGACCAGTAGCTATGAATTGGATTTACACACAATTAAAAAACGAAATGTTAGATGTTTCTTATGGAATATCGCATTCCAATTCTATAAATGATTTTAAAAAATCTGTAGCTAAAATTCACGCTCCAGGTTTAAATGTAATGTATGGTGATGCTGATGATAATATTGCCTGGTTTGCTTCTGCAAAATTGTATCAATTAAGAGATAGTTTGTTTTCTAAAATGTATTTAAATGGTGCTTCTGGTAAAGATGAAATTATAGAATATTTAGATTTTAGCGAAAACCCGAAATCGATAAATCCGAAATCGAATTATGTGTATTCTGCAAATCATCAACCAGATTCTGTAAGAGGTAAATTGTATCCTGGTTATTATCAGCCAGAAAATAGATCTAAGAGAATTGTAAATCTTTTAGAGGCTAAAAACGATTTTACAAAACAAGATGTTGCTAAAATGTTGTACGATGTTACTTCTTCTGTAGATCATAATATTGCTAGAGATTTATTGAAATTTGTTTCGAAAGGCGAATTAGGAGCATCAGAAAAACAAGCGTTTTCAATTTTAGAAAATTGGGAAGGTGTTTATTTAAAAACATCTATTGCACCTACAATTTACAACCGTTTTTTGTTTGAGTTTTTACAAAATACCTATAAAGATGAATTAGGTAGTGGGTTTGATTTATTTATCAATTCTCAGTTGCAAGATCAGGTTTTGGTAAATCAAATAGATAGAGAAAATTCTGTTTGGTGGGATGATATTTCAACCAAAAACAAAGTTGAAACCAAAGAAGAAATTATTACAAAATCGTATAAAAGTGCAATTGCTTTTTTACAAAATCAATTGGGTGCAAATGTAGAAAGTTGGACTTGGGATAGGGTGATTTCTGTAGAACACGAACACGCAATAGGTAAGGCTGGCGGAATTTTACGAAAAATTTTTAATGTTGGGCCATTTAAAACAATAGGAGGTAATGAGGTGATTAACAATCAGATTTTTAAGTTAGATAGCACAGGGATTTATAAAATAACTTCAGGTCCATCTTCAAGAAGAGTTGTCGATTTTTCTGATGTAGAAAATAGCTTAGGAATTATTCCTACAGGTCAATCTGGTAATATTTTTAGCGATTATTACAAAAATCAAGCTGAAAAATATGTAGATGGTAAATTCGAAAAAATGAAACTAAATGAAGCTGAAATTAAAAAAAGTGAGCACGTTTTAATTTTGAAACCAAAAGAATAA
- the mraZ gene encoding division/cell wall cluster transcriptional repressor MraZ: MINLIGEHNCKADAKGRVMLPSAFKKALAPVLQKGFVLKQSIFESCLELYPMQEWDVTMAEVSKKNRFNKKTNDFIRIFSAGVKLVELDATGRFLIPKNLCDFAGIKKEIVMSASAGIIEIWDKEKYEKAIAAARDNFASLAEEVMGDSNNNDNE, encoded by the coding sequence GTGATAAACCTAATTGGTGAACATAATTGCAAGGCAGATGCCAAGGGAAGAGTGATGCTACCATCAGCTTTCAAGAAGGCACTTGCGCCAGTTTTACAAAAAGGTTTTGTGTTAAAGCAATCTATTTTTGAATCTTGTCTAGAGTTGTATCCAATGCAAGAATGGGATGTAACTATGGCAGAGGTTAGTAAAAAAAATAGGTTCAATAAAAAAACAAACGATTTCATAAGAATATTTTCGGCGGGTGTAAAGTTAGTTGAATTAGATGCAACTGGTAGGTTTTTAATTCCAAAGAATTTATGTGATTTCGCTGGTATAAAAAAAGAAATCGTAATGTCTGCATCAGCAGGGATTATAGAAATCTGGGATAAAGAGAAGTACGAAAAAGCAATTGCAGCTGCTAGAGATAATTTTGCAAGTTTAGCTGAAGAAGTAATGGGAGATTCAAATAATAATGATAATGAGTAA
- the rsmH gene encoding 16S rRNA (cytosine(1402)-N(4))-methyltransferase RsmH, translating into MSNYHSPVLLHESIDALAIKEDGVYVDVTFGGGGHSREILNRLGKSGKLFAFDQDPDALANEIDDERFVLIPENFRYISRFLRFHRIKKVDGILADLGVSSHQFDEAERGFSTRFEGDLDMRMNQKSKKSAQEIINNYSEEQLAAILFAYGELRNSRKIARLIVHDRGNKKIETSFQLKEALRTVLPKAKEHKILAQIFQAIRIEVNEELDVLKEFLEQVPNLLNEEGRLSVISYHSLEDRLVKRFIRTGLFEGEPEKDVFGNSNEPLKKVGKLIVPKPEEIKVNNRARSAKLRIATLKN; encoded by the coding sequence ATGAGTAATTACCACAGTCCTGTTTTATTGCACGAAAGTATAGATGCATTAGCTATTAAAGAAGATGGTGTTTATGTTGATGTAACTTTTGGAGGTGGAGGTCATTCAAGAGAAATTTTGAATAGACTTGGTAAAAGCGGAAAATTGTTTGCTTTTGATCAAGATCCTGATGCTTTAGCAAATGAGATTGATGACGAACGTTTTGTGTTAATTCCAGAGAATTTTAGATACATATCAAGATTTTTAAGATTTCACAGAATAAAAAAAGTTGATGGAATTTTAGCGGATTTAGGAGTTTCTTCTCATCAATTTGACGAAGCGGAAAGAGGTTTCTCTACGCGTTTTGAAGGTGATTTAGATATGAGAATGAATCAGAAATCTAAAAAATCAGCGCAAGAAATCATCAATAATTATTCAGAAGAGCAATTAGCGGCTATTTTATTTGCTTATGGTGAGTTAAGAAATTCAAGAAAGATCGCTAGACTTATAGTTCACGATAGAGGAAATAAAAAAATTGAAACTAGTTTTCAGTTAAAAGAAGCTTTAAGAACAGTTTTGCCAAAAGCAAAAGAACATAAAATATTGGCTCAAATTTTTCAGGCGATCAGAATTGAAGTGAATGAAGAATTAGATGTTTTAAAAGAGTTTTTAGAACAAGTGCCAAATTTATTAAATGAAGAAGGTAGGCTAAGTGTTATTTCTTATCACTCTTTAGAAGATCGATTAGTAAAAAGATTTATAAGAACTGGTTTGTTTGAGGGTGAACCAGAGAAAGATGTTTTTGGGAATTCTAATGAACCATTAAAAAAAGTGGGAAAATTAATTGTGCCGAAACCAGAAGAAATAAAAGTGAACAACAGAGCAAGAAGTGCAAAGTTAAGAATTGCAACTTTAAAGAATTAG
- a CDS encoding DegT/DnrJ/EryC1/StrS family aminotransferase, producing MKKIQMVDLQSQYQQIKETVDTSIQEVLNSSAYINGPLVKEFQKDLEDYLDVKHVIPCANGTDALQIAMMGLGLKQGDEVITADFTFAATVEVIALLKLTPVLVDVEADTFNIDIEALKKAITPKTKAIVPVHLFGQVANMDAVLEIAAAHNLFVIEDNAQAIGADYTFKDGSQKKAGTIGNVGTTSFFPSKNLGCYGDGGAIFTNDDDLAHTIRGIVNHGMYERYYHDVVGVNSRLDSVQAAVLKAKLPKLDSYCDARRNAACFYNKAFANNPNIIIPTVKSNKTENCNSICDVCDCHVYHQYTLQITNGKRDELHKHLLAEDIPNAIYYPVALHSQKAYQDERYNEEDFPVTNSLIKTVISLPMHTELDEEQLTFITETIINFLN from the coding sequence ATGAAAAAAATTCAAATGGTTGATTTGCAAAGTCAATATCAACAAATCAAAGAAACTGTAGATACTTCAATTCAAGAAGTTTTAAATTCATCAGCTTATATAAATGGTCCTTTAGTTAAAGAATTTCAAAAAGATTTAGAAGATTATTTAGATGTAAAACACGTAATTCCTTGTGCTAATGGTACAGATGCCCTGCAAATTGCAATGATGGGTTTAGGTCTAAAACAAGGAGATGAAGTTATTACTGCAGATTTTACATTTGCAGCAACGGTAGAGGTTATTGCTTTACTAAAATTAACACCTGTTTTGGTTGATGTTGAAGCTGATACTTTTAACATTGATATAGAAGCATTAAAAAAAGCAATTACACCAAAAACAAAGGCAATTGTGCCTGTTCATTTATTTGGACAAGTAGCAAATATGGATGCAGTTTTAGAAATAGCTGCAGCACACAACTTATTTGTAATCGAAGATAATGCACAAGCTATTGGTGCTGATTATACTTTTAAAGATGGTTCGCAGAAAAAAGCAGGAACTATTGGTAATGTAGGTACAACTTCATTTTTTCCATCTAAAAACTTAGGTTGTTATGGAGATGGAGGAGCAATCTTTACTAATGACGATGATTTAGCACACACCATTCGTGGAATTGTTAATCACGGAATGTACGAAAGATATTATCATGATGTTGTTGGGGTAAATTCTAGATTAGATTCTGTTCAAGCAGCTGTTTTAAAAGCAAAATTACCAAAACTAGATAGTTATTGCGATGCTCGTAGAAATGCAGCATGTTTTTACAATAAGGCCTTTGCAAATAATCCTAATATTATTATACCTACAGTAAAATCTAACAAAACAGAAAACTGTAATTCAATATGCGATGTTTGTGATTGCCACGTTTACCATCAATACACATTACAAATTACTAACGGAAAAAGAGATGAATTACACAAACATCTGCTTGCAGAAGACATACCAAATGCAATTTATTATCCAGTGGCTTTACACTCTCAAAAAGCTTATCAAGATGAAAGATATAATGAAGAAGATTTCCCTGTAACCAACAGCCTAATAAAAACGGTTATTTCTTTACCTATGCACACAGAATTAGATGAAGAACAACTAACTTTTATTACTGAAACAATCATCAATTTTTTAAATTAA
- a CDS encoding alpha/beta fold hydrolase has product MTDKLKTEGKFTYAEAGEGPAIIVLHGLMGALSNFGSTFEHFSKEGYTVLIPELPLYTLPLIKTNVKNLAAYLKEFLEYKEIDSAILLGNSLGGHIALYFTKHYPEKVSGLVLTGSSGLYEKAMGDSFPKRGNYEYIEQKAQDVFYDPAIATKELVDDVYATVNDRMKALKTLSIAKSAIRHNMANDLPNMTQPTCLIWGKQDGVTPPEVANDFQKLLPNSNLFWIDKCGHAAMMERPEEFNQILGDWLKSTKF; this is encoded by the coding sequence ATGACTGACAAGTTAAAAACTGAAGGAAAGTTTACATATGCAGAAGCTGGAGAAGGACCTGCAATCATTGTTTTACACGGTTTAATGGGAGCTCTGAGTAATTTTGGCTCTACATTCGAACACTTTTCTAAAGAAGGTTACACAGTGTTAATTCCTGAATTACCTCTATACACACTTCCGTTAATAAAAACTAATGTCAAGAACTTAGCGGCTTACTTAAAAGAATTTCTTGAATATAAAGAAATTGACAGCGCTATTTTGCTAGGAAACTCTTTAGGAGGTCATATTGCATTGTATTTTACTAAGCATTACCCAGAAAAAGTGAGTGGCCTTGTACTTACTGGTAGTTCTGGTTTGTATGAAAAAGCGATGGGAGATAGTTTCCCAAAAAGGGGGAATTACGAGTATATAGAGCAAAAAGCACAAGATGTTTTTTACGACCCTGCAATTGCAACAAAAGAATTGGTTGATGATGTTTATGCTACTGTAAACGATAGAATGAAAGCCTTAAAAACGCTATCTATTGCTAAAAGCGCTATAAGACATAATATGGCTAATGATTTACCAAACATGACACAACCAACGTGTTTAATTTGGGGAAAACAAGACGGAGTTACTCCACCAGAAGTTGCTAATGATTTTCAAAAATTATTACCAAATTCCAATTTATTTTGGATTGATAAATGTGGGCACGCAGCTATGATGGAAAGACCAGAAGAATTTAATCAAATTCTTGGTGATTGGTTAAAATCTACGAAATTTTAA